In Babesia bovis T2Bo chromosome 4 map unlocalized Chr4_2, whole genome shotgun sequence, the sequence GCGAGCTTGAGTAGCTGTACATCGCAAACAATCGTCAGATTGCCTGATTTGACAATAACAAGTGTCTTTAATAACTTCAAAACTATAGCGAGAGAAGAAGGAAAAAATTCAATGACACGAAAGACGGACATCATTAAGCGGATGCTTAGTTGTGCTAAAAAGATAGAGGCAAAGTATATTGTGAGATGTTTACAGCAAAAAATGCGTATCGGAGTCAACGCTCCCACTTTGTTTCAGTCAATTGCAGATGCtacatatttaacaaaGGCATCAAAGGATGGACAGCCCGCCATTGGTGATATACGTACTTCGGGAATAGAACAGGTTGATTCTATCAATGATATGGAAAAGGCAGTCAAAACCGCCACGACATATCTCCCTTGTATTGAAACTGTAGTAGGGCACCTTCTGGATGGTGACACTTGTGATGAATTTTTAGAGCATTGTAAAATTCGACCCGGCATTCCGGTGCGTCCAATGTTGGCGAAGGCTATAAGCAAAACTTCTGACATAGTACAAGCCATTGGCGCTGAGGATAACCCATTCACTTGTGAATATAAATACGACGGTGAACGTCTTCAAATACACTTGTTGGAAGATCGTTGTGTTAAGCTGTTCAGCCGTAATATGGAAAACCTTTGTGGGAAATACCCGGACGTTATGGAAAATTTTCTTACAAGTGTAAAACCTGACGTACAAGATTGCATTATAGACTCTGAAGTAGTGGCATATGATCGTAGTAGTGGAAAGATACTCCCCTTTCAACAGTTATCCACGAGAAAGAGAAAAGGAGTTACTGTCAATGATGTCACCATACAGGTATGCATATATCCctttgatatattatatctcAACGGGGAACAAATTGTTGATAAGTCTTTGAAAGAACGTCGTAAGGCACTAGAGAGCACGGTTTACGAAAAAGACGGTCTACTTCACTTTGCTCGTCACAAAGATATGGACTCCCTAGAAGACATTGATGATTTTCTACGACAGGCTGTATCTGACTCATGTGAAGGATTGATGATAAAGAGTTTGGACAGTGAATCAACGTATGAGCCTCAAAAACGCTCTAACAATTGGTTGAAATTTAAGAAGGACTACATCGATGGTATGGGCGACTCTGTTGATCTCGTTCCAATAGCAGCGTTTTTGGGAAAGGTATGTGTGTCATTCTGGAAGTATACATATGTTGTGTAGGGCAAACGTACGAGTGTATATGGTTCATATCTACTGGCTGTGTACGATCCGATACATGAAGTATACCAGAGTGTATGCAAAACGGGAACTGGATTTAGCGATCAAACGCTAAAGGATTTGTTTGACAGCTTACAAGAGCACACAGTGCAAAACAAACcatctatatatgttgtttcGGACAAATTTGAGCCCGATGTGTGGTTTCAGCCAGCAAAGGTTTGGGAATGCAAAGCAGCTGACCTTTCAATTTCTCCTATACACACTGCGAGCCAAGATATGACCGCCAGTGGAAAGGTAGTTGCTTTGCGTTGTGTTTTACAAAATATGTTCAGGGTATAGGCCTCCGATTCCCTAGATTTGTGCGCCTGCGAGAAGACAAGAAGCCCATGGATGCTACAACAAGCCATCAAATATTTGACATGTACGAAAGCCAGTTCAAGAATGGAGCTTCGTAGGACAGTATTGCCGCAAAACCTCGGGTTTAATGATCTGTTCGCTGATGTTGCGTTGGACtacgatatatatgtgaACATTAGATTAATCCTACCTTTATAGCGAAACTGTAGTACTATACTATGAACAATATCCTGCTGAAGTAGTGTTTTATTTTCGTCAACAGCTTGTTTCAACGGCATTTCAACGAGTTCCCAATCATTCATCCCAACTTTACTTATGAGTATTGACTGCAGTTCACTTTTTATATTGGATACCAAAGTCCTTACTGGCGGATATATTGTTATCACCGTGTTTCCTGGAAACCTAATTTTGATTTGCACAGTATCATTACTTTCCACATATTCACATTTTTGTTGTAGCTGATCCAAATATTTTCTTGAAGATGACTCGAAATCTCTACATTTACCTACATTATAAATCTTCATAATGTGCGCAGTGGAGTGGGTTGATTCCGATGTATCTCCAAAGTTAGTATCAATTGATGCTTTACGCATGTTCGCTGCGTTTTCGAAAGAGATGACAGGGTTCCATTGCCCAAGGGTTGTTTGTACGCTTGCCTAAATGAAACTATACGTACTTTCACGTTACAAAAAACACAATTTAGATTACTTTATGCATTTTCACATGGCATTAAAAAGCATATAAACACTCACCGATAATGTTTTTTCGAGAGCTAAAATTTCTGACTTTGTCCGATCCACTCCTAGGCATTCGAAACTCTCGGTATTGGCATTTTTGTTAACATCACTGCTGTGTTGATATGCCTTAAAAGGATCGAAGAAATGCCCCTCTAACGATTTTATATGTACATTGCAATCTTCTTTGAGAGCAGTTATGAGTAACTGATATGCTTTACGAAGCAACGGAACGTCCACTACCCGGAGCACGGCGAAACCATTAACGCTGCGGAAGCCCAACGAGTTCAATACAGTTAATACCGGGACATTTGTTCCAATAATGGATGAATATGTGGAATTAGATTCGCGGATACGTCTTTTTTCGCGTCCCCATGGATTTAAAAGTATATTCTCTACAATCTTCAACAACAGCTTATATACTTTAACCTTCTTATCATCAGAGATTGCCTGCGACGAGTTATTTCACATTGAATGACACTAACTGTTCTCAAATCAGAGATTGCTTTGACTAGAGCCTTGGAATCAAATGAACTTGTAAACTTCACCTCATCTGTCTCAAAGAGCTTGGACTCGTCTGATGCATCTGCAGATTCCGATAAGtccatattgatatacacatccCTGTCTTATGTTTATTGTATACGATATCATTACGTCCTTTTAACGTTGACGTTATTGTTTTGGTCTATAACTAATGGCGCCGCAAACGAGTGTCCTTAGACAATTATATGACTccatatatttatataactCATCAAACAGTTTTCCGCCTTTGAcattataaaatatcacatattACAGCAGTATTGCTGTGTGTTAAAGGAAGCCGCAGTAGACCGAAGTCCCTACACACGCTGCCCGCGTTATATTCCAAATTTGACTATATTGTGTGAGATTTTTGTATGTCTCATGTGATTTTATATTTGGGTTATTGATGTAGTTGGATTCATATGTTTCCTTATTTTATTGGTTGCAACACTTTATTACTAAAACAGTAGATCGCCAGAAGGTCGTGAAACTAACGGCGTCAAGGTCTATCTTTCCATCGAATTTGGGTTGTCTAATGCAAACCTATAAGTAAAGTCTATTTACATTATATGTTCTAGAGTACGCCAGTTATGATGGTGGCCTCTGAAGAGGAGGGGTCTTCATTAAGACAACGTCCACTTTTAGGTCGTAGACAGGGAGATATCAGTGATGAGAGGCCAGTTGAATTTGATTTTGATGTGTTACGTGTTAAGTCACGCCCAGGTTGGCTGAAACGATGGAACCATATTATCGTTGGATTTATTTGGACGTATTTGCATTTTCGTCTTACTTACAATGTCACACGACATTGGCAAGAATCTTATAGTATCATGTCATTTATCAGGCATCATTACATTTCGTTGTCTTATGTCGCTACATATTGGATGCTGCTGATTACATCTGTATATTCGGTTTTTCATTACGACCAATGTGTCAGGTTCCATGTAAAAAACTTTGACAAGTTCCCGGACATGTACGAGGACCATGCGAATCAAGCCGCTTTGATGCATGCTGATCTTAAGAACTATAGCATATACCTTCAGTTGTTCGGTGCATTGTTTTTGGCACCGTTGAGAATCGTCGGCGGTATGCTATTTTTCGTTGCCGCCATGTTGTTCATCGGTAATCAACCATTGAATTTGTCTAATATTGTTGTAGGAATTCCTTTAACGGTGTTGTGCGGACACTTTAAGACAAGGTCTCGGCAATATGCTGCTTTCgtgttttattatttaaCTATTTATGCGTTTTGGGGTTTAGGTAGGCTTCAAAGGAGGTAGTTTTTATCAATGCGGATAGGTATCTATGAGGTGAAGACAGTTTATGCAGAAGGTGTTGACCGTGAGAAGCCGATGAATGTGATCAGTAACCATATTGGCATCGTGGTACGTTTTTCTGCTACCAGAGACATTTTTGTAGGACGTggtttatatgttacacaGTGGTTCATTTTCCTTTGTTTGTAAAAAGTCGCTGGAAAATGCTTTTATCATTGGCCACTTCATCAAATTGTTGAATTGCATTGTCGTCGATCGCCATTCAGCTCAAAATCGCAAAGAAGTTTTCTGGAATATCGTCGAGCGTATGCAATCCATAGATCAGGGCAAAGAACCAATATCTTTAATGGTGTATCCGGAAGGTACTACTTCTAGAGGCAACATTTTGCTTCCTTTCAAACATGGATCATTTGGTGCATTGGTCCCTCTGCAACCCATGCTGGTTGTACTTGACTACACGTACTTAAACATCACATTTGACGCCTTTCCGTGGAAGTGGTGGGTGTTCCACACTTTCTGTTCACCCATCACTACGGCGTTTATCGCATACTGGTTGCCTACTATTTACCCACCCGGTAAAGAAGAAATTGCTATAAAGGGTGAACAGACTTGCATCCGGGAGTACGCCTTATATGCGAATCGGGTTATGCGTGAGGCAATTCTCAAGCTCAACCCCAATGTAGATCGCGCTTACCTCCAACAAAGGGATGTCGTAGTTTCACCAACATTGCGTCAGAAGCTGCTGGCGCGTTTATATGGGCCGCTGCTGCAAAAACAATATAGAATTACAGATGCCGAAATGCGCAAAACTGATGAAGTAGTATtccaataatatattatgacTCAACGTTAGTGCATGTATTGGCCGTTAACTGTTGGAATCTCTCTGTTAAGCATATTAAATCGTCCTGCAGCCTCGAAAGTTCTTTAGCTATACGACGATTATAAAGCTAATTAAGATGCAAAAGGATGTTGTTACCATAAATTGTAAAAAGCTAATCTATCTCGCTTGAGATACATACACGTATACGCGCAATagtttgttatataattacaATAATACTGAACTAAGATATGATGACTACGACAAATAATCTGCACGGAAAAGCAGAGTTAGAACATTCGTAGATCTTTACAACAAGCTGTACAACTAATAAGGttaattatataaagaCAAATGTAAATTCTAGAGCGTTGAAGACACATTGTAAACAGCTGTCTAAAatagttacacattgctACGTTCTGCTCGTTTATGTCCAACTAATACACCATCACTAGTAATTAAATAATATGCTATCAAATATTGAttataattatatattgtatatataattcatAAAAAGAATTATCATTAATGGAATCTTCTGTCTACACATTGTGGGCAGGAAGGTCGCTATATATTTTAGAATTATAATGAATGATTCTACAATACATGACACAATCACATGTATAAATACACACCAATAATATTCCTTACGTATGTGTTGATAATACTTTTATGGAAACCTGCATATCTTCTTAATAAATTGTCTAACAACCTTCACGGTAAATGTGCAAATCTCTACTCAAAATGTACCTCTAAAAAGAATTCAACCTTTTTCATTAGCTGCTACAATGCAAATGGCGCGGATTTGTGGTCCATTAATGACAAAGAGCCTATATCTTCTTTGTATTCCCATGTAGGAGAAATCAGTTCCATAAATCCCCTCATTCAAAATGTGCATCACATGCTATACGAGAATGGAGCTGTTAAGCCACATATTGAGCTTGCATCATGTCATAGAGGCAAATACTTCGCTGAATCGATAGTTGAAGTGTTTATGACAGCAAAAAATGTTGACTCTTCTCTCACTGGGAATTCTTTCTCTGATTGCAATGATTACTTTATCAGATTTGATGGCGATGAAGGATCAGAACTTAGATTCGTTGCTACACGGGATATTAAACGTGGTACTACTCTTATCAGTATACCGTATAAGTGGTCATACTCCCTGTCCCAAATACAAGATAGCTTCATTAGCGAATGCTTTGATTTAAATGACCACTCAAtggaaaaggaaattgCCGAGTTTGTTAATCATGTAATTAATCTACATAGATTGAATATAGGGAACTTCATGAAATATGATTTGGGATATGATAAAGAATGCCACCCGTATTCTCCAAATATTGTCCCACATTCTTCAGGATGCTACAATAACAGCAACGTAAATATAGTTGCTAGTGATAAGACATCTAATTTTGTTGCAAACCCGTTTGGCATTGGAACGTACCAGGATAAGAGTAACCCCGATAGCACATTAAACGATGGCTTCTATAGGAGGATGTGCCATGCGATCAAACTTAATCGTTTGAGAACATTTAAAGCTATATTAATCGCTGATAGTACATTATCAATGGGGGATGTAATTAGTAATGCACTGGAACTTAAGGACTACGAATTCGCCTACCTAAATCAGGATGAGAAAGAACTTTTAATTCTttcgttgtatatatttgcgGATTATTTCAATGCATTATTTGCGCTTATTTTGAACATTATCTACAATTATAGATCTATACCAACGCTGAAGAAAGATAATATCATTAAACTCAGTTGGGCACACCACCTACTCACCAAGAATGTGAATCATCTCCCTCTACTTTTACCCAAAGATTCAATCGATCAAATACAAGAACCTATATGCAAAGACAGACTTTCGCAACGTAATAGGGCGATTAATGATTTGCTTATGGTGGTGAAAGACCCTTTGTATATTGTACAACAGCGCATAGAACAACTTGCGCAATCGCATTATAAAATGGAAGACACTCATCCGGAAGATAAAGGATGTGGTCCACTCATGTACAACCGTAAGATTCATGCTGAAGAGGCTATGGAACTTATAGAATCGGAGCTTCAGGCGTTTGGTAATGGCAGTCACAGTGCCTTATCAATTACGCGTGATATCATCTTAGATATAGTTGGAAATCGTTCATCTTACTACGAAGAGGTGGTTGACAGTGTCGACATTTTAAAGTTTTTTGAAGAATATTTGACGGGCACTTTAGAACCAgataaatacaaaaacgTCAGTATAGACACATGGGTGAGATCCCTAAATGGCCTAGTGAATCGAACTTCATTGAGTAACATATTTGCATCAGTGGTTGCACATAACATGAGAGCAAGGAAGGTGGTCAATGGTGACGATATTGCTACAGAGTACACTATTCGTACACTATTGCATAATGCTGGATCGGGTATTATGTTGCATCCTACTGATGAAGGAAGTGTACATACCATAGATGAAGCGCATGTAGTACCTTTCATAGATATTGTAAACCACAATTCGACGAATCCAAATTGTATTTTGGAGATAGACAACAAGAATCAGAAGGGCTTTAACCTCCGTGCTATACGCCAAATCAAAGCCGGTGAAGAAATATTTGTCAATTATGGAGATTATGATAATAACATGCTGTTTGTAGATTACGGAATCGTGCCTAAATTGAAACCCGATATTGGCGTCCTTATGGAGGTTGAACCTATGATGATACAAAATGCTGCGCTATCGAGAAACTTGGCACACCTGTTGCCAACGTTTTTCCCAGCAGGGTTGGCGCCGGAAAAACGTGAACTGATGGAAAAGATAAATATGTTCAAAATACCAAAGGACGACAATTACCTACAACTATATAACGATCCACATTACGCAGGTATGCCCGTGGTACAGTATAATGAATTCATGGCTAAATTCATGGATAGGAATAAGCCATTGGCTTCTCTAAATACGGAAGGTGTGGATATGGAAGCCATAAAGCAAGAACGCACATCCTACCGACAGCCACTAGAAACGTTGTTCCCATTTAAGGATGATCGATCTGACCCAATGAACATCCTTCACATCGACACTAACGGGATACCTTGCCCAAAGCTTGTTTTGGTATTAAAGATTTGCTTTTGTAGAACGAAGAAAAGACTTCAATGGATTGCGCAGCATGACATCCATTATTTGGCCACCAGCATCAATTCACCTCTTGATATTGAGGTGTTCAAAGTGGCTTCAATGGTATGCTGTGAATACATCAAGGCACGGTATCCGACCACCATAGCGGAAGACCTCAGGCAGGTGAGCGACCCAGAGCTGCATAAACTATCGGGGTCCGTGGGAACATCGATTGAGCAAATGCGCAAGAGGAATAATGTACGCATTCCCAACGCGCTTGTACTAGCTCATGCATTACGGGCGAAAATGCCTTTATACAGATGCGCAAGCTACTACGAGTCCATAGCAAAAGACTTCGAAATTAGCCAAAAGGGTTAGAAAAAGTTATCCGAGTTTGTAAAGATGCTGAAATCTACTGCGTAAAAACCTAGTAAACGATGCATGGTCGCTATGCTCTTTAGGCAAGGATTCTATCAGGTAGAATTTCGGTATACTCAACGGCTGGGACTTTGACCTTGCCAGATTGATATCCAACGCATTGAGTGTGACGGTGATGCACAGTGCATATCCTCTTAACATTGCACGCTTAAGTGCTACATGTTCCCATGATTGATTGTCTGTATCATCAAATGGATGACGTTGTGGTTTTTCAGGTTCTTGCTTTACTTTTTTGTATTGATTATATTTACTCTTTGTCTTTATTGGGGCGGGGGGTTTTGATTTTTTGTTTAAATTCATATGTGAAAGCCCAGCTACAACAGTCATACCAATCTTATCAGGGTGCGAACACATTTCATTAGCACCCTGGATAAAGTTCCACTTCGTCTCCATTTCAGGCTCCACAAATCGATTGAATTCCACAGGTGCAAAATTACCAAAGAATTTACATGGCCCATTGTCCACAAATCGTACAATCAATCCGTCGATGGCAAGTTCCCTGGCCTGGTCAGATTCCGCTATATGCTGTAGAAAAGCTCGAAAGCGCGATTGAGACATAGAACGCCCATGTTCTTCTAGAGTTCCGCTTGATGTTGTACCAGTGTAATCTCCGACGCTGCTACATAGTTCAGTATGCATATCACTTCCCAAATTGGATGTATTTGTGCCAACGTTGTCGGACCCAGCACCTTCAAAATCGTTGGACGTAGGAGCACAGTTTACCAAAGCATCTAATCCAAATGCATGACTAATGATACAATCTAGCAGTGTGTTGCGATATTCGACCTTTTTAAGGttattgttgatatatggACAAGGATGGCTACAATTGGtcaatatatctatgttgATATAATTTGCTGACATCGCTGCCTCCCAAGCAGTACGCTTGCATAGCAAAAGGATATGTTTATCATCAAACATATCCGTGCAATTGAGAACGACGCCAATCAAGTGTACAGCATAAGCTACACACTTAGCATCGTCACCCTCATGTACAATTGCACAGGTACTCTTATGGGCTGAGAATTCGCCCTCAAGGACGTCACACACCTCCCTAAGGTCATAATCGTAATCCATTACAACCATGAAACCGAATCCTGGGTGTTATTCTGCAAGAGATTACGTAGAATCATGTACAACGTTGTCTATCGTCGTTAATTATCACTAAGAATATATGTGCGATATAAAGTGGTATACTATTttattttaacatattaGCAACAAAGGAAGTTTTTGTTTTTGCGGTGAACGCCCCTGCCTACCATCTGTGCTGGTGGGACCCTGCTTTGGCCCATATCCTGGTACACAGGTCGAGGGGTATATGTGGGCAGAGGTATAGACATACTTCTAGGCTGATATTGTTCATATGGTGATACCATATGCATACCTGGGAGCATGTATGGCATCACGTTTCCACCGTATGGCACATTATCATACATTTGATAGGGCGGTGCTGCGTAATACATGCCCATTCCATCATCATACATAGGATTGTTCTTCTCCATTGGTATAGGAGGCATCATATATGCCATATTACCGGCATGAGTGGCGTTGATCTGAGATAACATTACCCCTTATTAGAATAAATATCCAAGTGCCCTAGATATCTACATAACTTACATCCATTGGCACAGCATTACATCCATGTGTTTGTTGATGATAATTTGCTCCTGATTGTTctggatatattttatatgattaaaaatgaaatacCTAGATGAGTTTCTTTCCCTCCCGTATTACGTTGACCGTTGTTGTCCATATTTTATTAATCTGATACAATTTAATATCACATTAATAACATTGTTATAAGACATTTGTGGTTATGAATCATTGGTTGGGTTGCACTAAAAACATCTTTGATCAGGATGCAGACAactattatatgtatacttaCAGCTATAACCTACATCAAATACAAAATCATACACTATGCaattcatataatatagatatgTAGAAATATGTATCACATTATTAAGGTACCATAAATCCGCAAACgatgtctatatattctCAGAAAAGACAAGATAAACAAAAGTGATTGATTCAAATGATTATACCTACATCGAATATTGAAATTGCACTGAAAAATGATTTGTTTTATACTAAGCCGATAAAAGTAATAATTGGATTATGGTTACGAGGGGCAAAATCGAATTATACTACCACTTCACGTGCCACAAGCGGCACTATGTAACATTTTCATTTACCAAAAAGGTACTTTAGTCTTATCTCAAGTGCTCATAAGTGGCTATTATTGATCCATTTTACGGCAAGATGTATACCAAGTACACCGGATGTGCATCAAATGAACACCCATGCGTCTCTGTGGCTATTTTCTTGGTTAATACATTATAGATTAGTCTTATAAGACCCAATAAATACCTAGTCACATGCTTAAAAACCATAGAAGACAACAATCAGTAAATACTAGCTGTATAATTATGATTCGTCTTGCATGTTATAACACTACAAGAACGTAAAATTCACGTTGCAATTACCACAACAATGTCACCAAAGCTCTGTTGTAGCATGTTTTATGTTATGACACCATGACAGAAATAAAGCATCATACGTCACGCTTAAGcaaagcaatatatatcttaTGGGCTACTTTGGTGTTCAATTGTATACTCATGTATTGCAGCTGGTCTCGATTGGCACATAGTATCCGTGAACCATGTAGACATTAATAGAGGTATCCCTTGATACCTGCCGAAACAAATAAGTTTACCGCCGAATGTAATATTTAAACAGGCGTCTTGGTAGTTAGCATTTCGACACGCAACGTCGAAGTCCGACGGATGCCACATGGAGTCGCCCATTACTATTAGAgtattcatatatatacgTGAATGGGTAAAGTATGTGCTGACATCTTCTTCGTTGATACCGTGAACCTTTAATTCAGCACGTAACTTATTTTTGATATCATTAGCAATGGAATCCAGGGTATTATAAGATGCAACTCGAAGTCCACAGTGTTTTCTGTATAGGAAGCAATCCTTCTCACTGACCACCTCGTTACGAAGCGTAAGGACGTAAATATTCCATCCCCAAAGGAACTTGACATGTTGATACCCTATTGAAAATGGAAACACCCCCCGATGTGCTGACTTATGCTCAGTCATAGGAGTAGAGAAATAATAATGGTCCTTGAGTTGCCCATCATCAAATGGCAGTAGATGCATTTTTGGTATATCGGCATCTAAATCAATAAATCCAGAGGAGTATACATCACAAATCCAAGAGTAGCTCAAGAAATATTCCCTTATATCCTTTCCAGGGTGTTTTGATCGTGTATTGCTTATAAGAGTACGCTTGTTCTCATTAATACAATTCCCTTGACCCAGTGACACGTCTATATCCATGcaaacataatatatatatgttgtcaGCTCAACGTCTGCCTGCATATTTATATCTACAAAACCTTAAACTGACCTCATTATAAAGACTCATTATATGCTGATCCAAGGTATCTATACCTACCACAAAAGAGTAAGGCACACCACACTTTTCGTTGTAGTTTCCATGCTTAGCCGGGACGTATTCTACCTTTAAGGTATCAATGAAATTTTTAGCATTTATCATGTTATATTCCATGGGAGGGTTTTCTTTTGAGCTTTTATCATGTACAAATACTATATCGGAAGAGTTTATCACATCTTTTAACAATTTTATTCTGCTTGATACCAAGGGTGTAATATTCTTCGGAGTGAGGAAAACAAAGACCAAATGAATTTTGTTACCCGGTTTGATTTCTGGAGTGATATCTGCATTACTAATGTTTTcaatttccttttccaAAGAACTGATGCCATTTTCTCCTTTAAGGGGTTCTTTAGTATCAAAATGGAAAACGCAGTGATGCAATCGCCCATGAGCTCTAGTTGTTGAAGACACCTTGGTGAGGCTTTCAGAGACTTCTCGGCTTATTTTTGCAATATCACCTGATGTTATACTCGCTACGATGTTAGTAAAACCCGTGGGACGACTATTGGTTGTTATATCCAGTGCGTCCATAGGTCTAGGGGATACAACATCGGATTCTGGTGTCAAATTTTCAATGTTAGTTAAAGCTTCTGTTATGTCGTCATCATAATTGTCGCTTATGGATAATGCCAAACTTTTTGAACGGTGTATCAATGCATCCCAATTGCTTGCCAAGTATAAAGGGGTTGATTCGTGTATATCACTAGGTAGCGAACGTTTCCTTTTAGCGGAGTTTGCCTCTCTGTCTTGAAAATTACGTGTCAGTTTCATGGTGTTGTGCAGGTGGTCTTTATATGGTAAGCCGAAAACAGTTTGAAACCGCTTGTTGAAGGACACCCGTATGATTAGCTTAATGATATAGGATTGCTGCGCTAAAGGGTCATTAACCAGGCTATTCATATCTAAGGTGTACTTGTCAGCAGACAACCTTTGATCAAAAATAGATACAGAATCTTCTGCGTTTATGACGTCTGCTGTTCCAGAGCAGTTCAACCTTTTATCTAGGCTGCTGTCCAAGTTACCATCCGTAGTAAAGCAGGGATCAAAGAATAGTAGGTACGCTCCAGCATGTAGTAGATATCCCACCAAACAAACGATGTTCATCAAATTGTAAGGCTGTACGTATGTCCAAATTGCATTATTTCCATCTTCCATGGATGGATAAAGGTCTACATAGCATTTTAGGTTATGGTCATAACTTCTGGCATCAGCAATACCAACTGAGGCGATCCTAGATATCGCCTCGCTGATAATTACTTTGGTGGGCATTGTTTTAATCACCGATGTGCCCtcaatatgttgaattaTTGACTTGATTTTCGAAAGATTGGTGTATAAAGTATCCCTTAGAACAACTATGGTACCGTTTCCATCGGGGTTATACTCTATATTAGATATTCCATAGAGGCTTTGGATACGATTACTGTCGTAGAGAGACACACTACGGGATGATAAGTCTCCATGACCAAATGAATGTGATAGACATATACTACCTTGTTTTCTCATGGCACCATGTGCTGGCACACTGACTCGACCTTTGCGAACCATAAAAACAGCATAAGGTACCATCTTCTTTAGTAGACTATACATTTGCGGATGCATTTTCTCCAGTGAGGACATGTTAACCATgaagttgttatatatccgGTTATTTTCTGATATTTGCAAGCTATCTTCATGTAACTCAGAGTCCAGATCTGTGTTATATGTTATTAGTAATGACGCTTCATTAATCATGCCTTGCGTTTGTAATCTTCGAGCAATTTTGAACAAACTACTAAGTACTGTTGGTAACACCAACCCTTTTATTGTTATAGCATACCTCTCACTGCTATTTTGATCTATCAAGTCTGCCCATGTCACTCGCAATTCGTACAGTTTAGAAAAGAGAACAGGAAAGTTAGACAGCACCAATTTA encodes:
- a CDS encoding DNA ligase I ATP-dependent (dnl1) family protein — its product is MKIPGSIDIKSFFQAKPNKDRTNTNRVMGTANNDASLNSNYTLKEECDSHEIGTNTGISKLTVNRTPKRDILKDSEVNLSWSEDELSVSCSNSNLERDIPSENSLHEVNVPAKKQKTVNIRRSEADEPSVGSLFNISLKENDKNADIMSAKFDPSLFDISHYKSTFPPQGNRDSLLFNFLAEILQKVEDAFGSGTGSRKYVFTLLSNFFRVLIYHQPSDVIPAMYLMLNRISAEYEGEEFGVGDTMLIKAMAQSYGKSEKAVKEMLSKHEDLGKVASLSSCTSQTIVRLPDLTITSVFNNFKTIAREEGKNSMTRKTDIIKRMLSCAKKIEAKYIVRCLQQKMRIGVNAPTLFQSIADATYLTKASKDGQPAIGDIRTSGIEQVDSINDMEKAVKTATTYLPCIETVVGHLLDGDTCDEFLEHCKIRPGIPVRPMLAKAISKTSDIVQAIGAEDNPFTCEYKYDGERLQIHLLEDRCVKLFSRNMENLCGKYPDVMENFLTSVKPDVQDCIIDSEVVAYDRSSGKILPFQQLSTRKRKGVTVNDVTIQVCIYPFDILYLNGEQIVDKSLKERRKALESTVYEKDGLLHFARHKDMDSLEDIDDFLRQAVSDSCEGLMIKSLDSESTYEPQKRSNNWLKFKKDYIDGMGDSVDLVPIAAFLGKGKRTSVYGSYLLAVYDPIHEVYQSVCKTGTGFSDQTLKDLFDSLQEHTVQNKPSIYVVSDKFEPDVWFQPAKVWECKAADLSISPIHTASQDMTASGKGIGLRFPRFVRLREDKKPMDATTSHQIFDMYESQFKNGAS
- a CDS encoding PUB domain family protein, whose product is MDLSESADASDESKLFETDEVKFTSSFDSKALVKAISDLRTAISDDKKVKVYKLLLKIVENILLNPWGREKRRIRESNSTYSSIIGTNVPVLTVLNSLGFRSVNGFAVLRVVDVPLLRKAYQLLITALKEDCNVHIKSLEGHFFDPFKAYQHSSDVNKNANTESFECLGVDRTKSEILALEKTLSASVQTTLGQWNPVISFENAANMRKASIDTNFGDTSESTHSTAHIMKIYNVGKCRDFESSSRKYLDQLQQKCEYVESNDTVQIKIRFPGNTVITIYPPVRTLVSNIKSELQSILISKVGMNDWELVEMPLKQAVDENKTLLQQDIVHSIVLQFRYKVQRNISEQIIKPEVLRQYCPTKLHS
- a CDS encoding Acyltransferase family protein, translated to MMVASEEEGSSLRQRPLLGRRQGDISDERPVEFDFDVLRVKSRPGWLKRWNHIIVGFIWTYLHFRLTYNVTRHWQESYSIMSFIRHHYISLSYVATYWMLLITSVYSVFHYDQCVRFHVKNFDKFPDMYEDHANQAALMHADLKNYSIYLQLFGALFLAPLRIVGGMLFFVAAMLFIGIPLTVLCGHFKTRSRQYAAFVFYYLTIYAFWGLGIYEVKTVYAEGVDREKPMNVISNHIGIVDVVYMLHSGSFSFVCKKSLENAFIIGHFIKLLNCIVVDRHSAQNRKEVFWNIVERMQSIDQGKEPISLMVYPEGTTSRGNILLPFKHGSFGALVPLQPMLVVLDYTYLNITFDAFPWKWWVFHTFCSPITTAFIAYWLPTIYPPGKEEIAIKGEQTCIREYALYANRVMREAILKLNPNVDRAYLQQRDVVVSPTLRQKLLARLYGPLLQKQYRITDAEMRKTDEVVFQ